The sequence CGTTTAACTAAAACCAAAGAGTATCTAGATATCTCCACAGAGATTAACATCATAGTTACTCTAAGTACTCACGAAGTCAGCACCACTAAAGAAGATGTTGATCAAACGAATTATAAAAAACTTTCGAGGCATAGAGATGACTTGTCCGGCTGTATGCTAAGAATGGTTCGAAAAGGACATGAAATCGAAGGAGTAAAGATCACGACACCGAAGCTATCGGAGCCCAGTCAAGATGAAGATAAAAGTTCAAATTCATCTGAAACAGATGCATATGATGATGTTATTATAAGTCCAAGTCAGGATGAAGACGTGTACGATCTTGTATGGCAAGATATTGAAACAACAGACTCAGTAAGTTTTTTAACAGTGAATCTTTATTGCCAGCCTGTAATGTTTGTCGTACGTAGAGATTTTAGAATGCACCCTTTAAGTGATACTAATCGtttatatgtacacatctaATCATACCTAATCAATTTTTCTAATCAATTTTCAACATCAAACACTCAGAATGAAACTCAAAAGAAACCTACCGATATTGATCAACCCACCTCACACAACATAACACATTCAGTGTTTAAACGAGGTAGAATACCCAGCGCTCCCCCTGCTGTAGCAGTTAAGAGCTCAATTGTAAAACAATATCATAGTCGAAACTCGTGGACTGGTGATGAATCCCCACTATCTGTACCTGCTTTGAGATGGCCAAGGAAACCTCCACCAGTACCTAAGAGAAGAGAGAGCAGCTCTTTTATTCAACCAACTATTAAAGATGCCGGAAACTCGAAAGACGAGCCAGGAGATACTGTACTGAAATCTATTCAGAATACACCATCATGGAAGATAGACACCGGAAACTCGAAAGACGAGCCATCAAGAGAGACTGCATTACTGTCTATTCAGAATACGAAGACAGATGCCGGAAACTCGAAAGACAAGCCATCAGGAGAGACTGTACTGAAGTCTATTCAAAATACACTAAGCTTGCTGGTTGGAAAGATGGAAAGACTGGATGCAAATCAAACTATTTTTGAGCAAAGACTTGACAAACTGGAGGCAAGCAGACAAAGCACTGGAAAAAGAAGTATTGCCTCAATGAAACAAGTGGAAGTGAGTTGCCGTGTTTCGTGCCGAAACTATACCATGGCATATTAAGTAGAGCCGTGCCAATTAAATGATGGCTCCTGAGgtatcagcatgcatgcagtgttacaTTAATTTGTTATGCACTAAATTTGTAAGTGTGCATGAGAATACTCAAATACGTATTATCAGGAGCACGTGATGATTACTTTTATTTCTCTGATTGACTAGATTCAAGATCTTTTGGAGAAGTTGGGTATGCCTCAATACAGAGATGCCTTTTCAAAGGAATGGGTGGATGGTGAGGTGTTTCAAGACCTCGATGAAGAGGCACTCAAGGAACTGGGAGTGGAGTCACGATTAGATAGAATCAAACTGCTTAAAGTAATTTCCAATGGTCATTATTAGAGTTCCACATGTTGGACAGCAACTTTAGCAACACAAACTCATGGAGAaccacatgtatataattgtattcattttgtgtgtgtttttctAAGAGATCTACATTAATATCAAAGGAAAAGTGAAATTCATCTTGTAATgcgcatgtacagtatatatatataattatgtctacagTTTGGATGGAAGgaatgcatgactgtatagcGAATATACGTGAGATCGTACATCACAATCAGATAGTGTGAAGATTATTTTGTTTGGTATCATCAGATACAACATCGTAAATGTATTGATAGACGTATTCCCCCTCGTCATTAGAGTCCTCTCCTACACTCAGCGTTGTACTGAAAGGGGTTGATGGTAGCGGCATACTAACAGCACTAATGTTTCTTTCATTCTTTCCTTTGAAAATGGTATCTGGTGTAGGAGACATTTTCCCCACTGATCGACCTGCATGTGATCATAAAGAATCTACAATGTATAGTGATTCagaagtagatctatatatataattatagctgatgTTTTGCATGCTTTGTGCTGATTACTCAAATTTATTATTtttttcctataattatgttcaaatTATATAGTCAATAATATTTATTAATTGCTGGTTACCTATTGTCTGTGGTGATGCTCTCTTCCTCAAGACAGCACAAATGGTTATGAGCAGAATGACAATACAGACACTCACAAGCAGTAGACCTCCACCAATCCCAGCAATGAGAGGAATCAGAGGATCCAACACTGAATAGGGGTTGGAATCaactacataattaattataaaaaatTACATATATCATTCTAATTGTAAGGACACAGATATTTCAGTACTTTAATTTAAATTTCTACCTGGATTGTCTGGATCTGTTGGTATGGTTGTAGTAGGAGGCTCAGTATTACACATGCTCACATTACTGTTGCAAACACACTCGGCAGAAGGTGATTGCTCATCTACAGTTCTGGCCTCACAGTGAGTACCCTCAGTACACTCAACGTTTGCACAGACGTCTTGCATTAGTTTTACTTCACAGTTTTGACCGGAAAACCCTGATTCACAAATACAAGTGTAGTTATTGGTACCGTCCAAACAGGAGCCTTGGCCACTGCAGTTTACTGCTCCACAGTCATCGATATTGAGTTGACAACTATCTCCATTGTAGCCAGAATTGCATTCACATACACTATTCACACATACCCCATTTCCAGCACATTCTAGGCCACCAAACATGCTACAGGACTGAGATTGGATCATTTCCCCACAGGAAGGACCGCGAAAGTTTTCGCTGCAAACTACACGAAAAGTAAATCCAAGTTGGGCGATATTTTCTCTCCCAATGAGAAGTTTTTGAAAGTTTTGTCCAACTTGATAACTAGGTGCGGATAGGCGTTTAACAAATATATCAACCAGAGGGTCTTCAGAAGAATGTGCATCACTGTCATGGGCTCGGATCAAAAGCTGTGCACCCTACAAAAATGTTATCGTGGAGGATCAGTGCAAAGCTGTTAAACAGAACACATGCTCATGTCTATGTAATTCTCTATGTCAGAcatggtatatatatgcaACCGTTTTAATGTACTCACCGCACTTCATGTAGTGAAAAGCTACCCACACAATAAAACGTACACCCTATGTATTACTTATTGCCCAGCATGCACGAGTACAATATTTGGCATGTTGCatgagggcgcctgcaataactaacttgttaaTGCCTAATGACGTCAAACTCTTCTGGTTTTCTGGGCCTATAAAACTGAATAGACATTGTGTTTGCTGATTTTGAATTCCATAATAAATtcttaggttttcttcccacaacTATTTAAAAGGGACCAATTGAGTTATTGGGTGGGAGGATGGCCAACCGGGGCATTATCATCCAcatactgcatttacacacagtgcaacatgccatatatatatataattatattgcacttgcattataattatgctataattattgcagctagtgcaatatatggttgctatgacaatgtagtgatgcaacatgctattgatctgcccactcactgggcaacaaacACGTATAACTGCATAGCAGGTTACTTTTGTATGGTGTGTAAATGTtcgtagagcatcatacaaaaattaaactACGAAATTTGCAATACGTTCAATGTCACATATCCTGAGCTGTATACAAATTCAAAGAAATATTTAATTGGGCACTTCATACGAACATTTGCatctacgaaaattaccagctatacagtactTACGAAGTGAAGCGTTTATTGTGCATGCAGCAATTGTTTTATTAACTTACATCCCAATATCGTGAGATTCCATTCAATCTCAATGGGTTTCCAACTTCAAGAAACGTGGCAAGGTTAAAGTTAATAGCCCTGTCATCCACATTTGTACCAGTTACCACGAACCTGTCCCCCACACATTGTTCAGGTAAACCAAGTGGTACAAGACAAATACGAAAGTACGTATCACAGCGATTAGCTCCAGTACAAGTGCCTTTCTCACTGATTTGATCGCAGCAGCCTAGAGGCTCACTAGTTGAACTGCTACTGCGACAGGTACTGCAGTGACCACTAGGATTGTTGTATGACTGGAATTGCATCAATATGTGGTAGTCACACTTACTGGTAGTCACCTGAAATTGTAAAtacattatagctataattatagctagatttACAGTATGCAAACTCACCATTGAAAATATCATAATCAGTAAACAGTAAAGCTTCATGattgcacaataataattaatgtagcGTCTTAGCATATTTAAGATAGATCTACTTTTGACACAGCTAATTTAAATATATTATAGGTGCAGTGCATGAAACCTGCTCTGACTTAACCGCAATAGAAGCACCCCACCAACGACTGCATGAATCCCCATAACCAAAGGATGTTGCTGTTTACTCATGCATGTAGTAGTGCATGATCTCATATCTTACATATGCTGCTGCTATTGTGTGGGTGTTAGTCATCAGGCACCCACACACTTATCACCCACACgtatcatgcacacacataccacatgTATCATGCATTCCAGGACCTTACTTGAAATACATGTCATGATTCCTAATTTAATTTGTGAGGTAATATATTATGAAAACAAACACTTGTACGTAGATGGAACACACTTAAATACATTAATCATGCAGTATACAGTCAGTGAGTGTAACGTATAAAGTGCACTAAGAAAGAGCGTTCACAAAGTCACCTAGTTCAAGTGCTAGACTCTGTATATCCAGTTCTAGTGTTTTTAGAGTGTTTTGTCGTTCACTGAGTACCTTTTGAAGCCCATCCGAGATTGAGTGCACCTACACATAATAAGAATAATAAGCACAAGAAATTACACTTTGAGAGGCATGACAATGGGTTGTATAATATCCTCCCACGTACAAACATAATTACCTAATATGAGCATCAGAAATTGACTAAAGCCAGCACAATGTTCTTGAAACCTTACTCTGAGGGAATTATTAAGATATCTGCATAGGGTTTTGTAGACATGTtggcagctacatgtactggatTTCCCCTACAAAATACTTTGTTGTGTTCAGCTACATGGAGGGGAAATCCCTATAAAATACTTTAAGTCACCAAGACATGCGCCACTCATTGTGACTCTGTTTACTTTCCACCCTCTCACGTAATATGAATAATACTTGTCATCAAGACATGCCGGCTACATGGAGGGGAGATCCCTACAAAATACTTTTCTGTCGCCAAGACATGCACCACTGTGACTTTATACCCTCCCACACATgaagacatacatgtacagttaccCTACACCTAAAAACTTTATGCTTATAGGTACACCACACTGTACCACTGAGTGATTGTAAGAGACTggaacattgtgtgtgttgatcATTTTGTATTTGTTAAGTAGATGTATTGATTTTTGTGACGTGATGCCAGCTATAAGCCTGGTTTTTGTGAGGAAGCTCATGGAGAACTGAACGCTGTGTGTCTATGTATCTTGTGTGTTGTTTCGATTTATCTTGTTATTAAAACTCaagctacagtagaacctcgattatccggccctccattatccggaacctcgattatccggcttggcagttttcttgttatcagatcagaaaatgggcgtgtccctcaaacgcgcatgcgcgttgcagctgttaccatggagacatgcctgcttatcttctgcgcatgcgcagacaaccatgtggcactgctgtttatcaataaagtgggtggatcaaggcgtggtttatctattcgattatccggcatattcacttatccggcctgcttctggaaccaaggtgtccggataatcgaggttctactgtactatgaATAGCTAGTCCTATCTAGAGTGTTGTATCCGCTCGGTGACAGTGTTAAACTACTCATTGATGACCAGTTCCTGAAAACTCCTGGTGTTGGAAAGTATGACTCGATCATCTTAGTACATACATAGCCGACGTTCAAAACATTTTGTTTCTAATAGAGTACACAGTCATGGAAACAGTGCATCACCTGTTTTGACTCCTCCTGAAAGCGTGGGATGACCTCCTGTCTCACTACCACCCCCTCTGCCTCAACACAGTCAGCCCCGGGGGTCCCAGACGGCCTCCTAGGGACATCAATATacttaatacatgtatgtctacACACTCCCATACAATGTAGGAGAATGGATTTGGTTTGAGAAAGAGAGGAGGaccacatgcacactgaaCAGCATATCATAATGCATAGTGTAATAGCATTGTTAAGAGTGCAATTATGTGGGagtaatagcacgagtaacaagtaATGGTAAGGCCTTAATTGCACGAGACGTAATACTTTATGCATTAGAAAATAAATTGATGGCTGCAACATTATCATGATTATGTAAGGGGGTGCCATTAATTTATCCCTTACATGTAAGTATAAAGGCTTACACTACACAGCTATCCAAAAGACTGACACTGCTTATTTAGCATGAAACATGCACCCGACTACCTCACCATGCCAACTCGTCTGAATCGCTCTCGTCCCAAAGTTTGTCCAACTCAGTCAGCTTCTCCTTCACTGTGAACTCTTCTAGCACACTTACAAACTTTGCCTGCAAAATAAATCGCACAAATGGTGGCTAGGCAACAGTAATGCTACGTATATGTATATCTTGCACAAAGTATACAGTCATGTGTTACACACATTAGAAATTGCTAGACATGACATTACATCTCCAGGAGGTAGGAGTTCCTTAAATAGATGTATGGAGATTCAGTGGTATGTAAATGTACAGTATCGTGAACATAAAAGTAgagcaaaccctcggctgttgacatgattTAAAAtatagaaaccagaagagtgttatacaataaatgcagtagctggctaagcagcaagtaacaggaGAAATCCAAAGTACACTAGGCTGAAACTGatacatgagacatgcactgtggactaaatgtaggatcacagtaaagccAGCAAAAAAATCCTGGAATCTTAAAAATATGGCTCCCGATATGTTCTGGGGCTAGGACGTAAGGCAAAGcaacaaccacaatcataattctaactttctactttagggacccttttccattgatCCTGATAAAGGATCCCCGCAATTCGTACCTcaaataaaggtcgcgtgtagcTAGCCAGCcatgatgcagccattaactATTAAAACgatgtgtgaaggctatccatgctgtaaactcAGCGCTGTGAGAGTAGACTTAGATATTACAAACAAAtaaacagacaaaccaaacgactactacatgtataacccgctggccgcggcacggcctcgggttaATCAATTAATACACTAAGGAGATCAGCAAACACAAGTACTCACTGAATGTAAATGGCGCTATattgttactgtacatgtaaccacACCTCTAATGCAGTGTGTACGCTCAGGTTGACTTGGTCCCAACACTTTGTAGCCACTCTAAGAATATCGCCATGGAAATGCTTGGACAGACTCTCACCACTGTAGGGGTAGAAACCAATACACAAGTTAGATACAGGTAATTTCTACAGTACATATTTGTTCAAGAGGCTGACTCtagtaattatagtgcaaCCCCACTTTACGACATCCCTGAGAACGACCATCCGGTATATAACGGTCAAAATTTAAGGTCTGGATTGCACCCACGTGTACTTATTGCACGTAGATATGACCCCTGAAGAACAGCTACCTCACTAATCTGTACAACGACCAGCTTTCTGCTCCCTGAACAGCGTTTTCAATAAAAAAGACTGCCAGCCACACGATGGATTAGCAGCCGAGATATACATTATTGATCTAGCTTCTGCAGTATTTTCAAAGTTTGTAATACCTAGAGAAGCATTAATTAGTACAGTCATAAGGTTCGCTAGAATAATGAGACGTACGTGCGGATGATAAATCAAACCTCTCTGTAACGGCCAAAAGCTTGTTCTTCAATGATGTTCAGGTTCCACTGTAAACTTTGCCACACAAATAGAGCGGTGAAAATTTTCAATTGACGCACAATTAGATAATGAGACTGTTCTGTTTCAGTGGCTCTCCGATTAGGGTGGCGCATTTATTATATTTTTACGATGTAATGTAGGAGCTTTGCAAGTAGATCTAAGACTATGTGGCAATCCCCTCCAtgtcccccccacacacacacatacctgtaCACAGTTTTATGCTGTTGCATGAGCTGCTCCAGCATTCGCACACTCTCACATTGTCCTGGAGTATCTCCTGCTGACATTGATCTGTCTCTGGTCTCAGCAACTGTGCTAGTCTCTACATCTACCTGCTTGATTGTTTCTACCTCATCCATGATAACCGAATGGTCACCGTTAGTCATAACAACAGTCTGTTCTTCCATGTCAGCACAGAAGATTTAGAATCCATGCACCTTTGAAATTGATTTTGTGACTCCTGAACTTTTGACCCTATGAACTTTCTTGATGTAACATTGAATAGCTTTTGTTTAATTAGAATGGAAAACCCCACGTGGAGACAACGTATAAACAATGGTGTTTACCTTGGGAACACTCTTTGAGGCAGCTCTTTTACTGATCAACTCCATAGCCATTCTCAATGAGGAGAGATTCCTCAAGAAAGGTAACTTTTATGCTAATTAAGATCATAGACATAGGCCAAGGGACTGCCCCAAAGCAAACTTATCGCTATGGATTGGTTTGAAAAATAAATTCTTTTTTGTCTGTTGAGTTACACAGCACCGAATGTAAGATTACAGATCAAGTAGGCGTGACAAGTGGTTAGAGTTAGGTTAGGGCGTTTCCGTATCCGGTCGTTATCTGATATGATCATCTGTTGCAATACTTTACAGTTGGCTGGGGTAGAGACTACAGGAACGAGGGCTTCGTGGATCAAGGTGGCGTCAAGTTCCAGTTAGTCAACCTCATCACGTCAGTACAGACATTGCTAAGAGGTAAGGAACATTAGGATCCCTCTCGTTAATAGGGACTCTTTGTAACTGTTTACAAACCACCTCCGACTAAAAATACCAACAGTACAGTGAAACACTcaattggtataattatgcctcgaggcgt comes from Halichondria panicea chromosome 7, odHalPani1.1, whole genome shotgun sequence and encodes:
- the LOC135338755 gene encoding uncharacterized protein LOC135338755, with protein sequence MSSSAKPQSVRYNRQPPNVQKKTELIKHQTLPQAKPRTKVGISNRLSTTRIMEHTNLKDLAAQYSNLMPFSVSVIAGNIEYEPNIKAGDSLVVHGLKQSQVVKIIDQTDEAYNIPFYSAAKFGIIGNLDSEEYMSTCSASEMMESPRLPPIVACLGNYVGRDASMSFKQFEVLLLKDIVHKSFRRIRVIRAYSITDHESKFISKDCDAFFSVDPSGVQLYPSEILEYASHLLPCRARPFVPKEYNSLLEDFTASVVVIEGQSSETSLLTCRIDRLTKTKEYLDISTEINIIVTLSTHEVSTTKEDVDQTNYKKLSRHRDDLSGCMLRMVRKGHEIEGVKITTPKLSEPSQDEDKSSNSSETDAYDDVIISPSQDEDVYDLVWQDIETTDSNETQKKPTDIDQPTSHNITHSVFKRGRIPSAPPAVAVKSSIVKQYHSRNSWTGDESPLSVPALRWPRKPPPVPKRRESSSFIQPTIKDAGNSKDEPGDTVLKSIQNTPSWKIDTGNSKDEPSRETALLSIQNTKTDAGNSKDKPSGETVLKSIQNTLSLLVGKMERLDANQTIFEQRLDKLEASRQSTGKRSIASMKQVEIQDLLEKLGMPQYRDAFSKEWVDGEVFQDLDEEALKELGVESRLDRIKLLKVISNGHY
- the LOC135338756 gene encoding delta-like protein 4, whose protein sequence is MLRRYINYYCAIMKLYCLLIMIFSMVTTSKCDYHILMQFQSYNNPSGHCSTCRSSSSTSEPLGCCDQISEKGTCTGANRCDTYFRICLVPLGLPEQCVGDRFVVTGTNVDDRAINFNLATFLEVGNPLRLNGISRYWDGAQLLIRAHDSDAHSSEDPLVDIFVKRLSAPSYQVGQNFQKLLIGRENIAQLGFTFRVVCSENFRGPSCGEMIQSQSCSMFGGLECAGNGVCVNSVCECNSGYNGDSCQLNIDDCGAVNCSGQGSCLDGTNNYTCICESGFSGQNCEVKLMQDVCANVECTEGTHCEARTVDEQSPSAECVCNSNVSMCNTEPPTTTIPTDPDNPVLDPLIPLIAGIGGGLLLVSVCIVILLITICAVLRKRASPQTIGRSVGKMSPTPDTIFKGKNERNISAVSMPLPSTPFSTTLSVGEDSNDEGEYVYQYIYDVVSDDTKQNNLHTI
- the LOC135338766 gene encoding uncharacterized protein LOC135338766 isoform X1, which codes for MEEQTVVMTNGDHSVIMDEVETIKQVDVETSTVAETRDRSMSAGDTPGQCESVRMLEQLMQQHKTVYSGESLSKHFHGDILRVATKCWDQVNLSVHTALEAKFVSVLEEFTVKEKLTELDKLWDESDSDELAWRPSGTPGADCVEAEGVVVRQEVIPRFQEESKQVHSISDGLQKVLSERQNTLKTLELDIQSLALELGDFVNALS
- the LOC135338766 gene encoding uncharacterized protein LOC135338766 isoform X2, with protein sequence MEEQTVVMTNGDHSVIMDEVETIKQVDVETSTVAETRDRSMSAGDTPGQCESVRMLEQLMQQHKTVYSGESLSKHFHGDILRVATKCWDQVNLSVHTALEAKFVSVLEEFTVKEKLTELDKLWDESDSDELAWRPSGTPGADCVEAEGVVVRQEVIPRFQEESKQSKVSRTLCWL
- the LOC135338767 gene encoding immediate early response 3-interacting protein 1-like, with protein sequence MVFTLGTLFEAALLLINSIAILNEERFLKKVGWGRDYRNEGFVDQGGVKFQLVNLITSVQTLLRVPLLVVNILVILYELILG